CAACTTTATTTTAAATATAATCAAAAATAAGAGCTTTTCTTTAAAAACAGTCTGCTTTAATCTATTTTCAGGCACGAAAAAAAGAAGGACTGACGATTCAGTCCTTCCTTGTGTTTACGACGATCACGCACTGCGGACGTCGTCCTTTTTACCTTCTGTCGACATGAACGTCTCGAGTTGGTCTTCGTCTAGGACACCTTCCCACTTCGCGATGACGAGTGAAGCCAGCGTGTTTCCTGTCACGTTGACAACCGAGCGCATCATATCCATGATTCGGTCAATCCCCGCGATGAAGGCAAGTCCTTCTGCCGGGATGCCGACCGTACCGAGTGTTGCGAGTAACACAACGAAGGAGACGCCAGGAACGGCAGCCATCCCTTTTGATGTCAACATCAAGACGAAGACAAGCGTTAATTGTGTTCCGATCGATAGATCAATCCCGTACATCTGCGCGATGAACAAGGCAGCAAGTGCTTGATAAAGCGCTGAACCATCAAGGTTGAATGAATAACCCGTCGGTACGACGAAGCTGACGATTGATTTCGGAACGCCCATCCGTTCGAGTTTTTCCATGACGCGCGGCAGTACCGTCTCAGACGATGCCGTTGAATACGTCAACAATAACTCGTCTTTGAAGATGCGTGTGAAATCAGATACCCGAATGCCAACCCACTTCATGATCGCACCGAAAACGATCACCATGAAAAGAAGTGCTGTGACGTATAGCGTCGCAATCAATTTAAACAATGAACCAAGCGATTCAATCCCAAACGTCGAGACCGTGACACCGATCAAGGCGAAAACACCAATCGGCGCGAATTTCATGACGATATTGACGAGGTTGAACATCGCTGCTGCGACGCCTTCAAAGAAGCGAACGACCGGTTGACCCTTCTCCCCTGCAAAACCGACACCGAGTCCGAATAAGACTGAGAAGAAAATAATAGCGAGCATATCACCGCGGACCATCGCGTCCAAGATATTCGTTGGAACGATGTTGACGATCTTGTCGACGAGTCCTGCGTCCTGCGTCGTCTCTTCTGTCTCGACATATGTCGAAATATCCGTCTTATCGAGTGTCGACATGTTGATACCGGCACCCGGTTCAACAAGATTGGCTGCGAACAGCCCCGTGAAGATTGCGATCATCGTTACGATTGTGAAGTAACCGAGCGTCTTGACGCCGAGGCGTCCGAGACTTTTCGGACTACCGACTGATGAGACACCGAGGACGATCGTCGTGAAGACGATCGGAACAACGATCATTTTCATCATCCGGATAAAGATGTCACCGATTGGCTTGAGCCACTCCGCGACATGGGGATTCCCATAAAATACACCACCGACTGTGATCCCAAGAATCAAGCCGATTAAAATTTGCCAGGCAAGGCCAATTGGCTTACGTTTCGTAGTTGTCATACGCTTCCTCCTTATACATCCGTCTTACTTGTATCCTACATGTAGTGGAACATAAGAATTTTGTCCTAAATACAGTCCGTTGTCAAATCGTTCTGTTATAGTACAAAACTGAAATTCATACAAAAAAACGTCCAAACTCCGCTTGTTTCCAAGCGTTTTGGACGTTTGAACATTATTCAAGATTGTTGATTGACGCGTTCCTCAATCAACGCCCGATTGCGTTTTTTGAAGACTTCATTGTGTGACGAGACCATCGCCACTTTTGGTGCTTCCGGTTCAATAAACCGTTTCGCCCGGTTAACGGCGTTTGCCGCATCTTGGAAGGCACCTGAGATCAAGTGGACCTTCCCGTCGTGTGACAGGATATCTCCGGCAGCATATAGCCCCGGTACACTCGATTCACTCGCCGCATTTCCCGCAATGTAGAAGTCATCGACACGTGCGATATCGAGATCACAGGCGTCAAGAAGTGCCGCATCCTGTTCGTAGCCATGATTGATGATGACTTCATCAATCGGAATCTCGACAATCTCATCCGTTTGACAGTCGATCAATTCGACCGACGCAATCCGCTGGTGATCGGGGCTTGCGATCAGTTTATGAATCGTTGTATTTAAGAGACAAACAGCTGAGCTTTTGACGAGTTGATCGACCTGCGCCTCGTGCCCTGAAAAACAATCCCGGCGATACGTGACGTAGACTTTTTTTGCGACCGGTTCGAGCTCGTTTGCCCAATCAATCGCCGAGTTCCCACCACCTGAGACGATGACGGTCTTTCCTTTAAAGCGTTCAATCGATTTGACGGTATAGTTCAAGTTCGAGACTTCGAAGCGTTCCGCACCTTCGACTTTTAATTTTTGTGGATTGAGGATGCCGCCGCCAACTGCGACAATGACCGTCTTCGAATAATGGATCCGCCCCGATTCTGCTTCTAAGACGAAATTGCCGAAGACGTCTTTTGCAATCGAGATGATCTTTTCATTCAATTGAACAGTCGGTTGAAACGTCAATCCTTGTTCGACGAGTTGAGCCATGAGTTTTTCACCGGTGATCGGTGGTTGTCCACCGACGTCCCAGATCATCTTTTCCGGATAGACGTGCAGTTTTCCTCCGAGTTCTGCTTGATACTCGATCAATTTCGTCTTCATGCCCCGAAGACCACTATAGAACGTCGAATATAACCCTGCTGGTCCTCCACCGATGATCGTTACGTCGAACAACTCTTGCTCCCTCATCTCACTCACTCCTCATCCTCGATTGTTATTGATTATCATTCTCACTCTCTCATGATAACGTGAACATCTCTTGAACACAAGAAAAAATGTTGACAGCGTTTTTATGAGACTGGTATGGTTAATGAGACGATAGTGATAATCATTATCATTGAAAACGGAGAGAACAACGAAGGAGTCGTCGCTCATGGTACGTCTAGCAACAGAAGAAATCAATATCGGCTACGGTGATCGTCCCATCGTCAAGGACTTGTCCGTCCAAATTCCTGATCGGCAAATCACGACGATCATCGGAGCAAATGGATGTGGCAAATCAACTTTATTGAAAGCGATGACACGGATCATTCCCCACCAATCGGGACGTGCGTTGCTTGATGGTCTCGATATCGCGAAGGAAAGCACGAAGCTACTTGCTCGGAAAATGGCTATTCTGCCACAGACTCCAGAGAGTGCAAGTGGTCTGACGGTCGCAGAGCTTGTCTCATACGGTCGTTTCCCTTATCAAAAAGGATTCGGACGCTTAACGAAACACGATTACGAGATCATCGATTGGGCACTCGAAGCAACGGATACGATGGCGTTCAAACATCGTCCAGTCGATGCGCTATCGGGTGGTCAGCGTCAACGCGTCTGGATCGCGATGGCACTTGCCCAAGAGACGGACATCATCTTCCTCGATGAACCGACGACTTATCTTGATCTCGCCCACCAACTTGAGGTGCTCGAGCTACTTGAGCATCTCAACCGGACCGAAGGACGGACGATCGTCATGGTCCTGCATGACTTGAATCAAGCGGCACGCTTCGCCGACTACATCATCGCCATGAAAAACGGCGAAGTCGTCAAAGCTGGGACGTGTGAGGAAGTCATCGCAAAAGACGTTTTACAAGAAGTATTCCATATCGATGCTGAAATCGGACGCGATCCGCGTACGAACAAGCCGATGTGTATCACTTACAACTTAATCAAGGGAGATTGAATCATGAAGAAACTACTTTTACCGGTTTTACTCATTCTCACGCTCGTCATTGCAGCGTGTGGCAATACAGAGAAGAAGGACGATGCAGCATCTGGTTCGAAAAATGAGACGATCACGTACAAATCAGAGAATGGTGACGTCAAAGTTCCCGCTAATCCAAAACGTGTCGTTGTCCTCGCTGGTTTCGCTGGTAACGTCATGGCACTCGACGTACCTGTCGTGGGTGTCGATTCGTGGTCAAAAGCGAATCCGAAGTTCGATAAGCTCAAAGACGTAACGGAAGTTTCGGAAGAGAACGTTGAAAAAATCATCGAACTCGAGCCAGACTTGATCATCGGCTACTCAACAACGAAAAACCTTGATAAAATCAAAAAGATTGCTCCGACGGTCACGTACACATACGGAAAAGTCGACTACTTGACGCAACATATCGAAATCGGTAAATTGCTCAACAAAGAACAAGAAGCACGCGACTGGGTCAAAGACTTCAAAACACGCGCTGCTGCTGCCGGTAAAGATATCAAAGCAAAAATCGGTGAAGATGCAACCGTGTCTGTCATCGAAAGCTTCGATAAACAACTCTACGTCTTCGGCGATAACTGGGGTCGTGGAACAGAGATTCTCTATCAGGAAATGAAATTGAAAATGCCGGATAAAGTCACGAAGATGGCATTAAAAGACGGATACTACGCGTTGTCACCGGAAGTCCTTCCTGAATACGCAGGCGACTACCTCGTCTTCAGTAAGAGTGCAGAAGCAGACAACTCATTTACGAAAACGGATACGTTCAAAAACATTCCAGCCGTCAAAAACGATCGTGTCTTTGAAGTCGACTCGAAGGAGTTCTACTTCAACGACCCTCTCACACTCGAACGTCAACTCGAGTTCTTCAAGAAAAGTTTCCTTGGCGCATAATGAATAAGGGAGGGAACCTGCGGGATCCCTCCTTTTTTTTTGCGGCTCACTCCCTGAATCAGAAATGGAGGCGACATTCATGTCAGCTGGTCGAATTCCGTTCGGCATTAAAATCACACTCGGTCTCGTCCTCTTTTTCGGGATGTTCTGGATCGCGATGACGTTCGGCGCTGCCGATACGACGATACGTGAAGTTTGGAACGCCTTGACGTTCGGACCATTAAATGAAAAAGCAAAAATCGTTCAAGAAATTCGCTTACCTCGCGAACTAGCAGCGATCCTCGTCGGGGCAGCACTCGGTGTTTCTGGTGCAATCATGCAGGCGATGACTCGTAATCCACTTGCCGATCCCGGTCTGCTTGGTCTGACGGCAGGTGCGAACGCGGCACTTGCGCTCGTCATCGTCCTGTTCCCGAAGATTGACTACTTCGGTATCATGCTTGCGTGTTTCGTCGGAGCAGCACTTGGAGCAGGACTTGTCTTCGGAATCGGGGCTTCAAAAAAAGGTGGTTTCTCACCGCTCCGGATCGTCCTTGCTGGTTCTGCGATCTCCGCTTTTCTTTACGCGATTGCGGAAGGAATCGGGATCTATTTCAAAATTGCCCAAGATGTCTCCCAATGGACGTCCGGTGGGCTTGTCGGTTCAACTTGGGGGCAACTCCAAGTCATCGCACCGGTTATTGCGATCGGAATCGTGATTGCCTTTATTTTCTCTCGGCAATTAACGATTCTTAGTTTATCGGAAGAAGTCGCGCTCGGACTCGGACAGAACATCCAGCGCATCAAGGCGGTACTTTACGTCGTCGTCATCCTGCTTGCGGGTGCTGCCGTAGCACTCGTCGGCAACATGGCATTCATCGGACTGATGATTCCGCATATCGTCCGCGCGATCGTCGGGACGGACTATCGGTTCATCCTGCCAATGACCGCAATCTTCGGTGCAACATTCATGTTGCTTGCTGATACGATTGGACGAACATTATATGCACCTTATGAGACACCGGTCATCGCGATCGTCTCGATGCTCGGGCTACCGTTCTTCCTCTTGATCGTTCGGAAAGGAGGGCGTGCTTTCTCATGATGGAATCTCGCTTACGTCGTCGCCAGCAACTGACGTTTTGGACGTTACTGGCACTATTGATCGCAACACTCATCGTCAGCATCGGTCTTGGGCCTGCCTCCTTATCGTATGATCGTTTACTGCCGACGTTACTTGGAAACGGTTCGTTCAAAGAAGAGTTCGTCCTCTATTCGCTCCGTTTACCGCGACTGCTCATCACCGTCATGGCAGGAATGGCGCTCGCCTTATCGGGTGCGATTCTCCAAGGAATCACTCGCAATGAACTGGCTGACCCGGGTATCATCGGCATCAACACAGGAGCTGGCGTCGCCGTTGCCTTGTTCTTCCTGTACTTCCCGACCGATGTCGGATCATTCATTTATCTGTTGCCGATTGCTGCCTTCTTCGGTGCACTCGTGACTGCGACGGCAATCTACCTGTTCTCGTACGACCGCGTGCAAGGACTCCAACCGATCCGCTTAATCTTGACCGGCGTCGGCTTCTCTATGGCGTTATCCGGAATCATGGTCATCCTGATTTCATCGACGCGTCGGGAGAAGGTCGACTTCATCGCCAAGTGGCTTGCCGGTAACATCTGGGGCACGGACTGGATCTTCGTCTATTCGCTCTTGCCTTGGTTACTCGTCTTGATTCCGCTGACATTCTACAAAGCGAATAAGCTCAATCTGCTTGCCTTGAATGAACCGGTCGCAATCGGTGTCGGCGTTGCGATTGAAAAAGAACGAATCCAGCTCTTGTTGACTGCCGTTGCGCTCGCCGCTGCTGCCGTTTCCGTCACGGGTGGTATCTCCTTCATCGGTCTGATGGCACCACATATCGCCCGCGCCCTCGTCGGACCACGGCATCAGTTCTTCCTGCCGATCGCCCTCTTGCTCGGCGGCTGGTT
This window of the Exiguobacterium acetylicum genome carries:
- a CDS encoding iron-hydroxamate ABC transporter substrate-binding protein yields the protein MKKLLLPVLLILTLVIAACGNTEKKDDAASGSKNETITYKSENGDVKVPANPKRVVVLAGFAGNVMALDVPVVGVDSWSKANPKFDKLKDVTEVSEENVEKIIELEPDLIIGYSTTKNLDKIKKIAPTVTYTYGKVDYLTQHIEIGKLLNKEQEARDWVKDFKTRAAAAGKDIKAKIGEDATVSVIESFDKQLYVFGDNWGRGTEILYQEMKLKMPDKVTKMALKDGYYALSPEVLPEYAGDYLVFSKSAEADNSFTKTDTFKNIPAVKNDRVFEVDSKEFYFNDPLTLERQLEFFKKSFLGA
- a CDS encoding ABC transporter ATP-binding protein, whose protein sequence is MVRLATEEINIGYGDRPIVKDLSVQIPDRQITTIIGANGCGKSTLLKAMTRIIPHQSGRALLDGLDIAKESTKLLARKMAILPQTPESASGLTVAELVSYGRFPYQKGFGRLTKHDYEIIDWALEATDTMAFKHRPVDALSGGQRQRVWIAMALAQETDIIFLDEPTTYLDLAHQLEVLELLEHLNRTEGRTIVMVLHDLNQAARFADYIIAMKNGEVVKAGTCEEVIAKDVLQEVFHIDAEIGRDPRTNKPMCITYNLIKGD
- a CDS encoding cation:dicarboxylate symporter family transporter, encoding MTTTKRKPIGLAWQILIGLILGITVGGVFYGNPHVAEWLKPIGDIFIRMMKMIVVPIVFTTIVLGVSSVGSPKSLGRLGVKTLGYFTIVTMIAIFTGLFAANLVEPGAGINMSTLDKTDISTYVETEETTQDAGLVDKIVNIVPTNILDAMVRGDMLAIIFFSVLFGLGVGFAGEKGQPVVRFFEGVAAAMFNLVNIVMKFAPIGVFALIGVTVSTFGIESLGSLFKLIATLYVTALLFMVIVFGAIMKWVGIRVSDFTRIFKDELLLTYSTASSETVLPRVMEKLERMGVPKSIVSFVVPTGYSFNLDGSALYQALAALFIAQMYGIDLSIGTQLTLVFVLMLTSKGMAAVPGVSFVVLLATLGTVGIPAEGLAFIAGIDRIMDMMRSVVNVTGNTLASLVIAKWEGVLDEDQLETFMSTEGKKDDVRSA
- a CDS encoding FecCD family ABC transporter permease, which produces MMESRLRRRQQLTFWTLLALLIATLIVSIGLGPASLSYDRLLPTLLGNGSFKEEFVLYSLRLPRLLITVMAGMALALSGAILQGITRNELADPGIIGINTGAGVAVALFFLYFPTDVGSFIYLLPIAAFFGALVTATAIYLFSYDRVQGLQPIRLILTGVGFSMALSGIMVILISSTRREKVDFIAKWLAGNIWGTDWIFVYSLLPWLLVLIPLTFYKANKLNLLALNEPVAIGVGVAIEKERIQLLLTAVALAAAAVSVTGGISFIGLMAPHIARALVGPRHQFFLPIALLLGGWLLAFADTIGRNIAGPDGVPAGIVVALIGAPYFIYLLLKK
- a CDS encoding NAD(P)/FAD-dependent oxidoreductase, with protein sequence MREQELFDVTIIGGGPAGLYSTFYSGLRGMKTKLIEYQAELGGKLHVYPEKMIWDVGGQPPITGEKLMAQLVEQGLTFQPTVQLNEKIISIAKDVFGNFVLEAESGRIHYSKTVIVAVGGGILNPQKLKVEGAERFEVSNLNYTVKSIERFKGKTVIVSGGGNSAIDWANELEPVAKKVYVTYRRDCFSGHEAQVDQLVKSSAVCLLNTTIHKLIASPDHQRIASVELIDCQTDEIVEIPIDEVIINHGYEQDAALLDACDLDIARVDDFYIAGNAASESSVPGLYAAGDILSHDGKVHLISGAFQDAANAVNRAKRFIEPEAPKVAMVSSHNEVFKKRNRALIEERVNQQS
- a CDS encoding FecCD family ABC transporter permease, which gives rise to MSAGRIPFGIKITLGLVLFFGMFWIAMTFGAADTTIREVWNALTFGPLNEKAKIVQEIRLPRELAAILVGAALGVSGAIMQAMTRNPLADPGLLGLTAGANAALALVIVLFPKIDYFGIMLACFVGAALGAGLVFGIGASKKGGFSPLRIVLAGSAISAFLYAIAEGIGIYFKIAQDVSQWTSGGLVGSTWGQLQVIAPVIAIGIVIAFIFSRQLTILSLSEEVALGLGQNIQRIKAVLYVVVILLAGAAVALVGNMAFIGLMIPHIVRAIVGTDYRFILPMTAIFGATFMLLADTIGRTLYAPYETPVIAIVSMLGLPFFLLIVRKGGRAFS